A single genomic interval of Littorina saxatilis isolate snail1 linkage group LG17, US_GU_Lsax_2.0, whole genome shotgun sequence harbors:
- the LOC138952871 gene encoding uncharacterized protein isoform X2, which translates to MQRELTKIFNAYNFPWYTKRKSGCRMESCSSTKSTVLTSFSTRRMRGCSRHFKETCFKYGKRALIPGSLPTNHVLQKSVETPKTPARKPPVSRPPPPGCLLQLRGNTTGHPSACCTMVSLGEQQGTDTVGPDLSMIPLSPQQQLD; encoded by the exons ATGCAGCGTGAGCTCACTAAGATCTTCAACGCTTATAACTTTCCATGGTATACCAAACGGAAAAGCGGATGCCGAATGGAGAGCTGCTCTTCCACAAAATCAACCGTGCTGACAAGCTTTTCAACCCGAAGAATGCGAGGATGTTCCCGACATTTCAAAGAAACATGCTTCAAATACG GCAAGCGAGCACTCATTCCAGGAAGTCTGCCAACCAACCATGTGCTACAGAAGTCAGTAGAAACACCAAAGACTCCAGCCAGGAAACCCCCA gtcagtcgccccccacctcctggttgcctactacaacttcgaggaaatacgacaggacacccttcagcttgctgcaccatggtgtctcttggaGAACAGCAAGGAACAGATACAG ttggacctgacttgagcatgattccgttgtctccgcaacaacagcttgattga
- the LOC138952871 gene encoding uncharacterized protein isoform X1 codes for MQRELTKIFNAYNFPWYTKRKSGCRMESCSSTKSTVLTSFSTRRMRGCSRHFKETCFKYGKRALIPGSLPTNHVLQKSVETPKTPARKPPVSRPPPPGCLLQLRGNTTGHPSACCTMVSLGEQQGTDTGGNNRSQPSETVVLYVMITYSSRHQLVVDVRGFCSKYLDLT; via the exons ATGCAGCGTGAGCTCACTAAGATCTTCAACGCTTATAACTTTCCATGGTATACCAAACGGAAAAGCGGATGCCGAATGGAGAGCTGCTCTTCCACAAAATCAACCGTGCTGACAAGCTTTTCAACCCGAAGAATGCGAGGATGTTCCCGACATTTCAAAGAAACATGCTTCAAATACG GCAAGCGAGCACTCATTCCAGGAAGTCTGCCAACCAACCATGTGCTACAGAAGTCAGTAGAAACACCAAAGACTCCAGCCAGGAAACCCCCA gtcagtcgccccccacctcctggttgcctactacaacttcgaggaaatacgacaggacacccttcagcttgctgcaccatggtgtctcttggaGAACAGCAAGGAACAGATACAGGTGGGAATAACCGAAGCCAGCCAAGTGAAACTGTTGTCCTCTACGTTATGATTacgtactccagcagacatcaacttgtggtcgacgtgcgtgggttttgctcaaaatac ttggacctgacttga